TTTAGCCGCATATGACGCGGATGACGCAGATGGGGCGCAAAAACCAAGCCTTGAGGCGCCCCATCTGCGTCATCCGCGTCATCTGCGGCTAAACTATTCCCTCCCCCGTGTCTTTGCGTAGATGTTACGAAGATCCTGGAGCACCAGCGCGTAATCAGGCTTCAACGATAACGCCTTATTGAACTGAGCAATCGCATCGGCGGTATCGCCTTTGCCGGCGAAAGCAAGGCCCATGCCCCGATAGGCTTCGGGATCGGCGGGTTTGAGCTGCAGGCTTTTCTGAAATTGGGCGATCGCGGCATCGAAATTGTTCTTTGTCGTAAACGCGATGCCCAGATTGAAATAGGCATCCGGATAGTCCGGATTGATCTGCTCCGCTTTCTGGAAATCGATGATGGCCTCGTCCACCTTCCCACGGCCGTACAGAATGACACCGAGATTGCCGTAAGGTTCCGCGTAATCCGGCTTCACTTCGAGAGCTTTCTGGAAATGCGGAACCGCTTCGTCGTCGTGTCCCTCCTGCATCAATGCCATTCCGAGATTGTTGTGCGCATAGGCGTAATCCGGTTTTACATTCAATGCGGCTTTGAAGTCGGCGATGGCGTCGTCAAGCTTCCCTTCCTGCAGCAGACCGAAGCCGCGATTGCTGTAAGCCATCCAGCAGTCCGGATTCCGGGCGATGGTCGTTTCCCACAGAGTTTTCATATCCGCGTACATCGCGGATTGCTGCCACGTGAGGATCGCCAGCACAGCCAGAACAGCCCCGCAACCCCACTCCGCGATCCATCTCCTCGACTTCAACAACGGAAGCGCCTTCGCAACGCCGGCGGCGGCCAACGTCAAAGGAGCAATGCAAGCCAGGTATTGGAAATGGTCCGCCACGAAGGAAAACAAAAAAGGATAAATATTGACGAAGCCCAGCGCCGGAACCAGCGTACCGACGAACAGCAGAAACACGGCAAGCGGCGCGCGCGATCGTCTTCGCAACAACCACAATCCCGCGACCGCCGCAAGGACAGCGGCAGGAAACAGGTAGAGCCACCAGATCGTCTGACGGATCTCCCAACGCGGATAAATAAAGATCAAGGTTTGCGGCCACGCCAGCTTCGCCAGATAAAACCAGACGGCGCGGCCCGCAATGAGCGTTCGCTCGACCAGATTGAAGTTAAAGTCCGAACCTTTGGCTCCGATGAATTTATGCTCCATCCATGCGGTAAAGGTTCCGAAAACCACCGAGATGGCAAAGAACGGCACCAGCGGCGCTACATCGTCTTTCCACGAGAGCTTTCCGCGTTTCCACCAGAGGATCACGAGGATGGCTGCGGGCAAAGTGGCGATCACCGACTTGGATGCCAACCCGAGCGCGAAAAGCCCGAGCGCCAACGCATAGAGTCTGGAACTCCGCCGCTGTATAAAGAGGAGATAAACCAGTCCTGCGCCGAGGTAGAAAACCCCCGACAATGTGTTCTTGAGTTCGGACATCCATGCCACCGACTCGACCTGGACGGGATGCAGAGCAAACAGCGCCGCGGCCAGCCAGGCTCCGGGCACTTCGAGTTGGCGGAGGATTCGAACCAGGAGAAAAGCGGAGAGCACATGAAGAAGGATATTGATTAGGTGATACCCAAGCGGCGCATAGCCCCAGAGGTGGTATTCGAGCCAGAAAAGGCTGTGAACCAGAGGGTAGTACTGCTGTGCGGCTCCCGGCTCGATCCAGATCCGGACCAGGCCGGTAAGCGATTGCAATGCCGGTTTGGTGAGGTGCCCGTCGTCATCCCAGATTGCCTGGCCGTTCCAGGCGGGCATATAGGCAATGGTGGTGACGGCGAGGAGCGCCAGCCCCAGAAACCAATCCCGTTGCCACCAGGGAGTGGGGGCCGGAAGTGCAGCGGCAGGAGCTGCGGCGGGAACTCGCTTCTTCGATCGGTGGCTCATCTGAATGCGGGTAGATTCTATTATGAAGCAACCTCGAATTTCGAATTTCCAATCTGTCATGGCGTGCTATGATCCCGGCCAAATGAGCTTCCAGGAACAAATGGCGCGGCTGCATAGCGATCGGCGCAATGTGGCTATTCTGGACATGTCCATCACATGGGCCATCACTGCCGCCGCCGTTTACCTGCTCGTCCGCCATCCTGGACCGTGGTCGTATGCCGCCGTGTTTGTCACCATCGGACTGATGCAGTACCGCATGGTGATCGCCTGCCACGAAGCTGTACATAAGAGGTTGCTCTTCCCTCTCTGGCTCAACGAGACGGTGGGCAGCATTCACTGCGCGCTGATCGGCATCAACCTGATGTGGTACCGCCGCCAGCATCTCGGACACCACGCCGCGCAGGACATCGGTCACGATACGGACGCCTACATCTACGAGCCGGTGCTGCGAACCCGGCCCGGCATCCGCCGTCTGGCCGTGTGGATTTTCGGAACGGCCCGAGAGGTCATTGAAAAAGTTCAACAGAAGGGCTTCACCGTTGCCGCAACCGTCGAGGCCCGGGGAAAAGCGCGCCTGCTTTCGCTCGCGATTGTCGCGGCCCAGGCTGTTCTGCTGGCCGCATCTGCCATCTGGCTTTCGTGGTGGTACTACTTCGCATTCTGGTTTCTGCCGCTGGGAACAATCGCGATTTTCATGAACCGGACACGGGTCCTCATCGAGCACGGCTATCCGCATGTACCTGGGCGGAGAGATGTGGAGTTGAGGGAGGCGGACGTCGTGACAATCGACCTGTCCGCCGGCTTCCTCGAACGGTTCTTCATCGCGCCCTACATGTTCAATTATCACTTCACGCATCATGTGGCGCCGTCGCTGCCGTACTACAAGAACCCGGAACTGGCCCGTCTTCTCGAGCAACATGGAAAAGTCAGATCCACGGCGCGGCCATCGTACGGACAGGCGCTCC
The nucleotide sequence above comes from Terriglobia bacterium. Encoded proteins:
- a CDS encoding tetratricopeptide repeat protein, which codes for MSHRSKKRVPAAAPAAALPAPTPWWQRDWFLGLALLAVTTIAYMPAWNGQAIWDDDGHLTKPALQSLTGLVRIWIEPGAAQQYYPLVHSLFWLEYHLWGYAPLGYHLINILLHVLSAFLLVRILRQLEVPGAWLAAALFALHPVQVESVAWMSELKNTLSGVFYLGAGLVYLLFIQRRSSRLYALALGLFALGLASKSVIATLPAAILVILWWKRGKLSWKDDVAPLVPFFAISVVFGTFTAWMEHKFIGAKGSDFNFNLVERTLIAGRAVWFYLAKLAWPQTLIFIYPRWEIRQTIWWLYLFPAAVLAAVAGLWLLRRRSRAPLAVFLLFVGTLVPALGFVNIYPFLFSFVADHFQYLACIAPLTLAAAGVAKALPLLKSRRWIAEWGCGAVLAVLAILTWQQSAMYADMKTLWETTIARNPDCWMAYSNRGFGLLQEGKLDDAIADFKAALNVKPDYAYAHNNLGMALMQEGHDDEAVPHFQKALEVKPDYAEPYGNLGVILYGRGKVDEAIIDFQKAEQINPDYPDAYFNLGIAFTTKNNFDAAIAQFQKSLQLKPADPEAYRGMGLAFAGKGDTADAIAQFNKALSLKPDYALVLQDLRNIYAKTRGRE
- a CDS encoding fatty acid desaturase gives rise to the protein MSFQEQMARLHSDRRNVAILDMSITWAITAAAVYLLVRHPGPWSYAAVFVTIGLMQYRMVIACHEAVHKRLLFPLWLNETVGSIHCALIGINLMWYRRQHLGHHAAQDIGHDTDAYIYEPVLRTRPGIRRLAVWIFGTAREVIEKVQQKGFTVAATVEARGKARLLSLAIVAAQAVLLAASAIWLSWWYYFAFWFLPLGTIAIFMNRTRVLIEHGYPHVPGRRDVELREADVVTIDLSAGFLERFFIAPYMFNYHFTHHVAPSLPYYKNPELARLLEQHGKVRSTARPSYGQALRHVLWE